One genomic segment of Candidatus Margulisiibacteriota bacterium includes these proteins:
- a CDS encoding putative toxin-antitoxin system toxin component, PIN family codes for MFKVVLDTNVFISAILFGGQPREILNSVIKGKIRLFVSEPILAGITNVLQRKKFNFPVDIIPSIINEIEAISDYIHTNNNISVIKEGPADNRVLECAVAANSDIIITGDKHLLNLKSYKNILITTPANFIKNYLI; via the coding sequence TTGTTTAAAGTAGTTCTGGATACTAATGTTTTTATATCGGCTATATTATTTGGCGGACAACCCCGTGAAATATTAAATTCGGTGATCAAAGGCAAAATAAGATTGTTTGTTTCCGAGCCAATCCTCGCTGGAATAACTAATGTATTGCAACGTAAAAAATTTAACTTTCCTGTAGATATAATCCCGTCTATCATTAATGAAATTGAAGCAATATCGGATTATATACATACTAATAACAATATTTCCGTTATTAAAGAGGGTCCTGCGGATAACAGGGTCCTTGAATGCGCTGTGGCTGCCAATTCGGACATAATCATCACCGGAGACAAGCATCTGCTTAATTTAAAATCATATAAAAACATACTGATTACGACACCCGCGAATTTTATTAAGAACTATCTTATATAA
- a CDS encoding histidine phosphatase family protein — translation MLSKIISFLPAFFHGPEAISTSSINKSYLEWRAFQNSILGQRQAGGIPGRMLVIRHGLSQSNEPGSIAELLPPNELVRLTPLGIKQSNEAGSRFNLYKQSGIIPADYDPKVIIYSGLQRTEETLFHFLINSSLDLQKPRIFEQRLELDEVDWGLEDRLSLKNLPADLIKAVRDHSRFYRSHLGGENPRAHQLRIRQFFRVIKQKYRDQDILIVAHHKTIKQILAGIFMRHHEQYEGLDRSLKVMNAGMLFFNNRNNYWNLDFWEGKEITEYFKTNPFPYITFEQIKKKYI, via the coding sequence ATGCTATCAAAAATCATCTCTTTTTTACCAGCTTTTTTTCATGGCCCTGAAGCAATTTCTACCAGTTCCATAAATAAAAGTTATCTGGAATGGCGAGCTTTTCAGAATTCAATTCTCGGTCAAAGACAAGCGGGCGGTATACCTGGAAGAATGCTGGTTATCAGGCACGGTCTGTCCCAATCAAACGAACCGGGCTCAATCGCGGAACTATTGCCACCGAATGAATTGGTCAGATTAACACCGCTGGGAATAAAACAATCAAATGAGGCAGGCAGTAGGTTCAATCTATATAAACAATCAGGAATAATTCCTGCCGATTACGATCCCAAAGTTATAATCTACAGCGGACTGCAACGAACCGAAGAAACCCTTTTTCATTTCTTGATAAATTCCAGCCTGGACCTGCAAAAACCAAGAATTTTCGAACAAAGGCTAGAACTGGACGAAGTAGACTGGGGACTGGAAGACAGATTATCTCTAAAGAACTTGCCTGCTGACTTAATTAAAGCTGTAAGAGATCACTCCAGATTTTACAGAAGTCATTTAGGCGGCGAAAATCCCAGGGCCCATCAACTTAGAATCAGACAATTTTTTAGGGTTATCAAACAAAAATACCGGGACCAGGATATTCTGATCGTCGCGCATCATAAAACCATTAAACAAATATTAGCTGGTATTTTTATGCGCCATCATGAACAATACGAGGGTTTAGACCGCTCTTTAAAAGTAATGAATGCGGGCATGCTTTTTTTTAATAACCGCAATAATTACTGGAACCTGGATTTCTGGGAAGGCAAGGAAATTACCGAATATTTCAAGACTAACCCCTTCCCGTATATTACCTTCGAACAGATTAAAAAGAAATATATCTAA
- a CDS encoding ribbon-helix-helix domain-containing protein, giving the protein MNTNTVNISFRADLLKQIDNIAKAESRSRSELIREAARMYIEKKQKWSSIFTLGRDIVKANKIKEKDIQNEIKKQRKGD; this is encoded by the coding sequence ATGAATACAAATACGGTTAATATTTCCTTCAGGGCTGATCTCTTAAAGCAAATTGACAACATTGCGAAAGCAGAATCCCGTTCCCGGTCTGAACTTATCCGGGAAGCTGCCAGAATGTATATTGAAAAAAAACAGAAATGGAGCTCCATTTTCACGCTGGGTAGGGATATTGTAAAAGCAAACAAAATTAAAGAAAAAGACATTCAGAATGAAATAAAAAAACAAAGAAAAGGCGACTAG